In Corvus moneduloides isolate bCorMon1 chromosome 6, bCorMon1.pri, whole genome shotgun sequence, the sequence TGGACTGAAACAAGTTAATAATTTTCTATGGGGCAAGGTCTTTTCAGCTATGGAAGTTGTTTAACACACTCTCAGTTCTGAATACCTCAGTTGAAATACATTCATAGCAGTGCATTTGGGATGCACTGGAGAAATGCACCAGAAAAGTTAAGTTTTTCACATCATCTAGTGCCAGTGTACCATAAACCTCATCTGCTTCAAAGAAAGTGAAGCTAATTTTGTAAATCTACATATTAACAGCTTGGAGACATCTccaatacaaaaaaacccttccaaaaCCAAATATTGTTTACAAAAAATGTAGGCTTTGTATGCTATCTAATCACCATATTTCCCAACCAAATGatgcttttcctgaaaaacatgTACAAtacaaaattaagtaatttGTCTGGTCAGACACTAAGACAGCGCTTCCTGCAATAACTGTTCCTGACATGGAAAGAACAGATCAGGCAACACATGAACAAGAcaagatgaaacagaaaacaggcaCATAAAATTACACTTGAAGGGAAAAGGATCACGAAAAGCTCAAAAGCACATAATAAAATCCTGCCAAATGTGGACATCACAAACTGTTCATACATTGACCACACTGTCTTGACTGCTCACAATCTGTCAATCAGAATGATTATAAGTTTAATTTAATCGTTACATTCTCTTATAACTATCTAAATTGGGTAAAAGTGATTCTTACCTTTAAATATAGTATGTTAAtgcataaaaatacatatttttctagAATAAGTATTATATTTTCTAACCAAATACCTAAAAGCAGTGGTCCTTCTAGATTAATTTGGAATAATAAGTGAAGCCCATTTCTTTGCAGAATGGGGTGATTTTATTGTTTACatgtttaaataattaatttcgAATATCCATCCACTGTATAAACAATCTCCAGAAAAATATATCCTCTTGCAGTAACTTAcaatacacattaaaaatacttacaaaAGGGACTATTGTTCATTTACAATATCTTGAGCTCAAGGACACAATTCCTGGGTCATTTCATTTATGCAATTTTGATCAGGAAAAAGTGAACATTCTGGTTAACTTGAACCATGTCAGCAACATGGACAATCcaacattttttaatatctgcCTAATTATGTAggattttcaataaaattagGCATTTTTACATCACAGTATATATGGCATTTCTTAATTTAGCAACAGAAAGGCACAGTTATTAAACCATAAAATACAGTACCTGAATTACATATACTCTAGTGATATCTACCAATGCTAATCCAgacatttttctctgcaaagaGGGCTAAATAAAAAGGCTTCTGCTTGTTTATTTAGAAAAACCTCAACCTCATTACAAGTTTGGTCCATTAGAAATACCTATTAGCTGAAATACCTTGAAGCAGgacttcaggaaaaaacagaagaaagcaaatttaaCAGTCTATGGTCCAACAACTTGAATAAATTACCGTGAAATGGCAAACAGATCATGAATGGAGCCTTCTGATTAGCTGTCAGACATACCTGTTAAAGTGTCAGTGTACCCAGGTACAGACTGGCAGACATCCCAGATACATTCACtgcatcacacacacacacagacttgGTTACAGCAATAAGTCCAGACACAGCATTTACAGAGGTCAGCACTTCTCCTGGACTGGTGCTTGACTCCTGGCCCCAAACCATCCCCAGAGACGTGCAAAGCCCTTTAAATGCTTTCCCTGCTTTGTATTGCTGTTAATGTGAAGACCCTGCTAAAGCCAAGCTGGCCGGCCTTCCCTTAGCAAACTAGTGCACCTCTTCAAAAAGCAACTAGCTCAGTTCTCCCTACTCATAGTGATCAAACTGCATCAGGAAAGACCAATGAAGTGGAAGAGGCAAGGAACAACAAACATGAGGGAGAACCCAACCATTCCATAGGTAATATAGCGATAGGGAAGCTCAACCTCCATGCACTGCCTGGCTCTCCGTACGTCCTCGTGCGGGATGCGGAATATTTTACACGCCAGCGGAATCGTGGCTTTTTTCATGGCGACTTTTGTTAACAACAGAACGATGACTCCAATCAACAACCGTAATATGGCTTTTCCAAACACGGTGACGGTGAGAGAGGACAGAGACAAAGGCAAGGTGTGGGGAGGAGGATCCAGCTGCAGACCCAGGATGTAGTTGACGTGAGAGCCACAGGCCACGCCAGCACCACAGCCCAGGATCTGAGCTGTGTCTCCTCGCGACGTGCTCCATGTGTCCAGGGTGAAAGAGAAGATGCCCAGGGCCAAATGGAGACTGATGATAATTAAGGGTGCATATTTGTAAGTTAAGTTGAAGTTATCAATCAGGTCCACAATCGGATGGAAGACAACCAGGATAAGAATAGCATACAGAAATCCAGCAATAACATCCTGTTGAAGAGAAAGATATGGTTTCAGTGtaataactatttttaaaaaaaccctcaagttACATGAGCTAGAATACAAGCCTAGCTGCTGTATTGTTAAAAGCAGCTTGTGGAttcccatcttttcctttttacaagATTAAATCTTTCTTATATTTAACATAAGGTAAGGAATTGCATTTGATCACCTGTTAAAAAATCACCTCCATCCTGACCAAATCATGAATGAATTTATGATCAAAGGATCCTTCATCAAGGTTGCAGGTCCGGACTTTTTAGTAAGGCCTGTTGCAACAGGGCAAGGGatgatggttttaaactaaaaaggGGGAGATTCAGACTGGAtataaggaagacatttttGTCAGTaagggtgatgaggcactggtACAGGAtgtccagagaggtggtggatgccctgtctctggaaacattcaaggtcaggttggacgaggctctgagcaacctcttctagttgaagatgtccctgcttattgcagggggcttggaccagatgatctctaaaggtctcttccaacccaaaaccattctgtgatactTCTATGATTTTATCTGTGGGCAACATTTGTCCCTGTCCAGGGCCAGGGCATTCCAACCTACACTCAGCACAAATCCAGCCCAGCTAAACACGTTCTGCCCACTCAAGTTTGCTGAAACAGCTCAACAGTGGCTCTGAGAGCCTGGGTGCCAACACACAGGCtcgctggcagcagcagctggtacAGCAGATGAAGACCACTGCAGCCAGGCGCTAGAGCAGCTTCGACTTTCCACTCCAGCTTCAGAATTAACAATGCTGGAAGAATGAGAACTGTTTCCAAATattaaaggaaaggaagagataACTTCTGTGGCTTCATAActgattttcagttttactattgtttttaaagatcttttcttAATGAAAAGGTTACTCAATTGTTTTTTACTTCAGCATTAAATTTCAGTTACTGTTGACTAATCACTCAGCTGCAAGGAATTCTCTGCAACTTTGGTCACCTTTAATTGTTACGGAAGAATTTGTGCAATCCAAGCACTACAAAGTGGCCCGCCTTCATTTTCATGCTTATCAACTCTTCCAGATGAGCCAGGAGGTGGGACTTCAATCAGCAGAGTTTGTATTGCTCCAGCTTCAATGAATcacttttatttgctttcactAACTGAAAGCTTGATAAAAGGTCTAATAAAATTGACTGATATAAACATCAGAGTTGCTCATTTCAGCAGCAACAAGAACTTTCTGCTCTATTTGCCACCTATTTGCCCCCAAACTTAGGCAGCATGGTTGATGTATATTGCAGGCAACACATGGTGAACTGTATTCCCTTGAACTCTGCAGAGGATTCAGATATGAAACTGCTAAATAGCCCTGTCTGCTCACTATTTGTTGCACAGCTTTGTTCTATGACATTTTGTGTTAGCTGAATTATCAGTCCATCACATCACCCTTGACATAAGTGGTTTTAGATTGGGAAGCCTCCTAACTACTAAagcaaaaatgtcatttaatttttctgagatGCCTTATTTTCCCATGCTCCTTTCACACTGTGCTCATCTACCAGCTTTTCTACTCCCTACCAGGCTTACCCTTTTCTGTCTGTTAGCTTTTCTTCTAGCACATGATCCTCAAAAATATCTTTAGCCGCCATCATTAGTGGTCTTGCATTGCGATTACCACTTTGTAGTATTCTcgttttctcatttttacatTGCATACACTTGTGTTTCAGTTAGGGGGTTTAATCCTGTTTAATAAATGAGCTTGTTTTCCTAAGGTGACAACATTGTTACCTGGTTTTAGGAACTCTGGCAAGTGAAACCCCAGCATGTAGAGTGGCACTCCGAAATGCACATGGCTTTGAGCGCCTGATGTGGAGTGAACCTTAACAGCCACTTTCTCATTCTGCAAAATGATTTCTACTCTGTAGAGGAAGATTTAGTCTACACTTTAGAGCAGTCATCAATTTCTGCActaaaaaatgacattaaacACCTGTTAAGTTTCAACCATGGACTGAGTTTATAAAAGACAAGTATCAGTCTTTTAGACTTATAGAGAGCCACTTCTAACTATTTTTTCAACTTCTCTGCTGAAGAAATGTAAATCTTCTGTTTCTATATGGCAGGACATTCCAAAAAATACATCTGTATACAGTTATTGCACTGTAAAACTTTCAATGTGGTGGACATTCATGAAATCAGAACAGGATTAAAATAGTAGTTTAGTAGTAGATTAGATTATTTTCTTACCAAAACTGAATGCATTCCCATATAAATTCGACTACAGCAAACCAAAGAACACCAGCAGAATGCCAGGATCAGTCCAAACATAAAGGGATACTGGTAGGGAACAAAAACGCAGAAACTGTATTAGAATTtggaaagaataaattaaaaaaaaaaaaaaaaatcactctatGAGCATTCTATAATTAATTCCAATTAATGCCACTGATGCTTACCATTTTCCTTGCCCTAGCCTCCACAGGGCTACCAGAGCACCTTTTCATAAAATTATGGTTAAGTCAAGTTTTCAACCTTCCCCCATCTTTGCATTCAGGACATACGAATTTCAGTGCTTTGGACACACCTTTTCAAAGCAGTAAGAAATGTATCGATCTCTGTAGCAGTTGTCTTGCCATGCTCTGATATCCCAAATTGACCACGTGGGCAGAAACAAGTGCGTTAAACCGTGGAACAGTGTTACACTGGGTGAAGCAGCTACATCACACACTTGTACTGGTAGCAATTACCCAACCAGAATACAGGggcttccctttttttcctggtaagGAGGAACTCATAGCAAAattgcaaagaaattaaattccttcCTCAATTCTTTGTTTTAGAGCTTCTGCAATCCTTGACTCGATCCCTGGACATCAACATGAAACTCCTAAAACAGTactcttttttgttctttccaaaCCCACATTAATTTCCTCCTAAAAGCCACATTTGTTAAACAAAAATCATCAAAGAATTACTTCcaattattttcatcttttcacttttttttttcttaataaggACTGTTTAccaggaataaataaaattatgtggTTTATGTGCTTTAATAAGCACATATCATGTAGAGAAGCTAAGTTTTTTAACTTTCTCTGGTTTTGGATAAAAATATGCTAATTTGCATATTACAGCACAGTAAGAACTTTCTCCAGTATTGCAAAATGTTGTACAAGACAGGATACAGCTGCCTTTTTTTGCCACTATTCTATAAAAGATGCAGTCACAAGATAAAATGGCAAGTTTCCAAAACTGCTTCGCCTCCTACGATAAACATTTTCAATATAAACAGGCAGTCTTGATGTACTCAAACCCAGAAACAAAATCTAAGAATTACAGGCAGTTTTCTTGTCCCTTCCCTTGTTGCTTTTATGGGTAACCTGAAGGGTAGAATATCCAACAAATTAgagaaaatacctttaaaattaCTGGAAGAAGTTCTGTGTCCTTTGTGAAGGCCACTTAACAGACTGTAAAGTTCCAAAATCAGTCTGTCAGTAAAACGTTTGAGATAGGATTATCactcttctgcatttttccaaCCTTCCCTGAATTCTCAACTCCAGGACCATGTTTGTATGACAAACCTAAAATAACGTTCTCAAACTAAGAGAAAATTAGGAAGCTTATGTTTCACATAAGAAGCAGATTTCACATTAAAATCAATTCTAAATGCCCAGCTCGTTGTGTTCTATCTAGACTAAACTGTAATTCCTGTAGCAACACTTGTCTTTGCTTCTATTTCATTCATCTACAAACTGGATCTAAACAAAACTATGTACTTGTGACTCATTTCTGGCTGGAATGATGAAGGAACAAACTCAGTTTCCTGCCTTTCAGAACTCTGCTAATCCTGGGCAATACACCAGTGACTCTGTCACACTCGGGCATGATTGCAGAGTTATCAGACACCAACATTGCTACAGCAGCCAGAAAAGCAGCCCCGGTACCTTGCAACTGCAGCCACATCCCTCTGCCCCATTGTGCTTCTCCCTTTGCCACTGGTCCCAGGGTAGAAGGAATGCTGCCTGCATCAGCAGGCACACAACCTCGGTGCACGGTGCTGCTCCACTCTCCTTCCCCGAGGACTCCCCAGGCAGAAGTGCTGTATATGCAGGGACAGCTATACCCTGTGGCCTCTGAAGCAAAGAGCAGCTTCGAGTTTCAAAGTGTTTGGCCATCACTTGATACTGTATGTCCATCCTTGTCTCGTGACACACATCTTTTGTGCTTCCAGGGCCCAATCAGGGGTAAGgcttttctttaataaataaagaCTTGTCCTGTTTCTCTAATACCTGACAGAAACAGAGGCTGGAGCTTTAGCAGGAAGACCAGTGAAGTGCCACgctcagcagggctcagctgcaGTTCATGATACTGTGGGTAAGAGGTTGGGATTGGGGGAGGGAAGAGGTTTTGCTGTTAGCAAAATCCTGAGTACAAGGAGTATGAAGGAAATAGGTGAGGAGTCTTGTTTTATGAGTCCTGAGCAGATGATTGTAAACAGCAGGGAGACTAgaataaattctgaaaatgaaagaagaaatgcttGCTGTCAGGGAGCTCTCAGGGGAGGAGTGtttgaggaagaaagaaacagaaacttcAGCTCTGAAGAACATTTTGGAAAGATTATTTGGCTCTGTCATATCTCACTCTAATTCTGAATAAATACCCCTTAAACCATCTAAGAACATTGGCTAGTTTAGTTTCTCTGTAGCAAAGCATAGTAGAATAGCTTGGGGTGAAAGATATATTTcaaggccatctagtccaagTCTCCTGCTAGGAGCATGGAcatgttcaagaccaggttgctcagagccccatccaaccaggccttgaatgtttccagggatgaggcatccaccTCCTCTCTGGGCAAACctctgccagtgtttcaccaccagAAGTAAAATACTTCTTCCCTAATCGAATCTAAATTAATCCCACTTCAGTTTAGGGCCATCACCCCTTCTCCTATCACAAAAGGCCCAAAGAAGCTGGCTCCCATCTTTCTTACAGGCACCCTTTAAGTCCTGATCACAAATTAAGATCAACACCCTGCATCCTCCTCAGCCTGTTTTCACTTCTACCTTTTAAAAGCAGCCACTGGGTTCATGAATTCCCAGAACACCAAACTGGTAGCACTTGCTTAAAACCTGCCCTGAGGTGGTAAGACAAGCATATATTTGGTCCTCACATGCAGGGATAAGTGCACAAGGTGACTAAAGGAGAATATTAGCACTCCCACACACCTTTGAGCTCAGCAGCATGCCGAGTCATACCACCAACAGGGGACATCACCTGGATCCTTGTAAAACGAGCTGATGCCATAAACTTACTTCCAAATTGTTGCCTGCAATGCTGAGGTACCAGCAAGCCTTATAATAATACTGTTTTATAATAAAGGATATAAAAAATCTCCTCTCCCAATCATAAATGAatattcaaagaaagaaaaaaaataacagcttttaCTAGGTTTTCTACTTAAAACAAGCACATTTTATGAAAGAGTAGAGTGAAAATGTTAATATAAACTTATATCAAGTGTTCAGGGAAGAAAGGCataagcactttttttttattatgttgaCTTGGGTCTCTATACCTAAATAAGAGATACTAAAGCAAGACAGATGAATTCCAGCAGTTTTAGTCCCGTGGTTCCTGGCATCCCAAATCAGACCTATAGAGGCACAAAGGACAAAAGATCACAAGTTTACTTCTACCCTCTTCCTCAATTCACTGTTGGTTTTACTCATCTAGGCATCAGAAGGCAGACTGGCATCACATGTCCTTTCAAATGAGGGTGTGGAAGGTTGTCAGAGATcacagctgggagaggcagaCATAAAACCCAGATTTCATTCTCTCAGCTTCTTTTTGATAAAAGAATTGATGCATCATCATTCTTGACCACACTTGATGTCACTTTCAGTCACATATTCAGGAGCAGCCCATTTTGGACACTAACATCTCAAACACTGTCTCCATGCCCTCAATTAAGACCATCTTATGCATATCTTAAAAAACTCATTATGGCTCCATAGCCAACATGCCACCTCAACAATTCTGAGTGTGAGAGTATTTTTTGAACTGCATACTGCTTccttttttataaattaaaaaaaacccaaaccaataagcatattatttaaaaaataataaaaaagttaatTGATTTCTTAACTTCACATATTAAGGTAAAGCTAGGTATAAAGCTGACTGAATAAACTACTCATCATGTCTCAGACCTCAATTTTTTCCCATATCCAGAATC encodes:
- the SGPP1 gene encoding sphingosine-1-phosphate phosphatase 1, coding for MSLGQRLARLAAHLQDPRKVAAFQRLCGVEGPSGWAGAEQRGSVANGGPAGGQAHPAGNGALSGAAGTPRRWTRRPRRNSLTEEEDGSQEFATRSRFLYYLFSLGTELGNELFYILFFPFCIWNVDAWLGRRLIIIWVWVMYLGQCTKDVIRWPRPASPPVVKLEVFYNSEYSMPSTHAMSGTAIPLALLLLSYGRWQYPFMFGLILAFCWCSLVCCSRIYMGMHSVLDVIAGFLYAILILVVFHPIVDLIDNFNLTYKYAPLIIISLHLALGIFSFTLDTWSTSRGDTAQILGCGAGVACGSHVNYILGLQLDPPPHTLPLSLSSLTVTVFGKAILRLLIGVIVLLLTKVAMKKATIPLACKIFRIPHEDVRRARQCMEVELPYRYITYGMVGFSLMFVVPCLFHFIGLS